In Actinacidiphila yeochonensis CN732, a genomic segment contains:
- a CDS encoding cellulose binding domain-containing protein, protein MTGNATHFDGLGQPYGGCGLPQAQLDSQDFVALNVFNTPGDYTAYPRPVPAAQSGIIGAWDNGLNCGRYVQVTIGDYCTGTNDGAPGQPFCRGGQWVSDDYDGATLTMVVADSCADANAWCRDDPNHLDLDTASLGRFAKSGTTVQGLADHWNNRHISWHYVAAPSYTGDIRIGFLQGAQRYWAAVSLSHLPNGVHGVQYLSGGTWQDAVMNSDMGESYILKPTTDGGTDFSIRVKDASDAYVFGGRVYDFSLPAACSSTCSAAYTGVDYTTEGGTGSPTTPPTTPPTTPPTTPPTTPPTTAPPTTPPTTPPTTPPSAGKSCAASAQVTNSWPGGLQATVTVTNTGTAATAGWTAATVLPGGTSLATAWNAVASTSASPATFANAAWNGVLSPGATTTFGLTLNGSATSLGALTCRAT, encoded by the coding sequence GTGACCGGCAACGCCACCCACTTCGACGGTCTCGGCCAGCCCTACGGCGGCTGCGGGCTGCCGCAGGCCCAGCTCGACAGCCAGGACTTCGTCGCCCTGAACGTCTTCAACACCCCCGGCGACTACACGGCGTACCCCAGGCCCGTACCGGCCGCGCAGAGCGGCATCATCGGTGCCTGGGACAACGGCCTCAACTGCGGCCGCTACGTACAGGTCACCATCGGCGACTACTGCACCGGCACCAACGACGGCGCCCCCGGACAGCCGTTCTGCCGCGGCGGCCAGTGGGTCTCCGACGACTACGACGGCGCCACGCTGACCATGGTCGTCGCCGACAGCTGCGCGGACGCCAACGCGTGGTGCCGCGACGACCCGAACCACCTCGACCTCGACACCGCGTCCCTGGGCCGCTTCGCCAAGAGCGGCACGACCGTCCAGGGGCTGGCCGACCACTGGAACAACCGCCACATCTCCTGGCACTACGTGGCCGCGCCCTCCTACACCGGCGACATCAGGATCGGCTTCCTCCAGGGCGCCCAGCGCTACTGGGCCGCGGTCTCCCTCTCGCACCTGCCCAACGGCGTCCACGGGGTGCAGTACCTTTCCGGGGGCACCTGGCAGGACGCCGTGATGAACAGCGACATGGGCGAGTCCTACATCCTCAAACCCACCACCGACGGCGGCACCGACTTCAGCATCCGCGTCAAGGACGCCTCCGACGCCTACGTGTTCGGCGGGCGCGTCTACGACTTCTCACTGCCGGCGGCCTGTTCGAGCACCTGCTCGGCCGCCTACACGGGCGTCGACTACACCACGGAGGGCGGCACGGGCTCGCCCACCACGCCTCCGACCACTCCGCCCACCACTCCGCCCACCACGCCTCCGACGACGCCTCCCACGACGGCCCCGCCCACCACGCCTCCGACGACCCCGCCGACCACGCCGCCGTCCGCCGGCAAGAGCTGCGCCGCGTCGGCGCAGGTGACCAACTCCTGGCCGGGCGGCCTCCAGGCGACCGTCACCGTCACCAACACCGGTACCGCCGCCACCGCCGGCTGGACCGCGGCGACGGTGCTGCCCGGCGGCACCTCCCTGGCCACGGCGTGGAACGCCGTGGCGAGCACCTCGGCCTCGCCCGCGACCTTCGCCAACGCGGCCTGGAACGGCGTGCTGTCGCCCGGCGCCACCACGACGTTCGGGCTGACGCTCAACGGTTCCGCCACGAGCCTCGGCGCCCTCACCTGCCGTGCCACGTAA
- a CDS encoding cupin domain-containing protein, translating into MSLVLPDFTESVIVRSADAEVVGRAPTTVRLLADSSATGGALSTQRVTLLDGADGAEPHHHAGSAELFYLIDGTAQLLSGEQVVTAERGDLVVVPPGLAHAFAAAPGHDADILIVITPGVERFAYFRHLERVAYGRQPPQSLLDVQELYDTYFRGSEVWDRARPAPGGAAR; encoded by the coding sequence ATGTCGCTGGTGCTCCCCGACTTCACCGAGTCCGTGATCGTCCGCTCCGCCGACGCCGAGGTCGTCGGCCGTGCCCCGACGACGGTCCGGCTGCTCGCCGACAGCAGCGCCACCGGCGGCGCGCTCTCCACCCAGCGGGTCACCCTCCTGGACGGCGCGGACGGCGCCGAACCGCACCACCACGCCGGCTCGGCCGAGTTGTTCTACCTGATCGACGGCACCGCCCAACTCCTGTCGGGCGAGCAGGTCGTCACCGCCGAACGCGGCGACCTGGTCGTCGTCCCGCCCGGCCTGGCCCATGCCTTCGCGGCGGCACCCGGCCACGACGCCGACATCCTCATCGTCATCACACCGGGCGTGGAGCGCTTCGCGTACTTCCGCCACCTGGAGCGCGTCGCCTACGGCAGGCAGCCGCCGCAGTCCCTGCTGGACGTCCAGGAGCTGTACGACACGTACTTCCGCGGCAGCGAGGTCTGGGACCGGGCCCGCCCCGCCCCCGGCGGCGCGGCGCGCTGA
- a CDS encoding YoaK family protein, whose product MTGSPHRPGVGALLGVRGRHGPLPPLLLVLTLVAGLVDAFSYLALGHVFVSNMTGNVIFLAFSLAGAKGFSVAASLLALGGFGLGAVLGGRLGVLVARHRARLLLWGQVAQAVLAVAALGVAEAVRLPPSGGARAALVVLLAVAMGLQNAVVAGLAVPDLRTTVLTSTLTGLAADSRLAGGRDPRLARRLAGPVALFAGALLGTVLIRHGVADVPLRVAAGLMAAVAAVLVPLRGSSAPWTRRPG is encoded by the coding sequence GTGACAGGGTCGCCGCACCGGCCCGGTGTGGGCGCGCTGCTCGGGGTGCGCGGGCGGCACGGCCCGCTGCCCCCGCTGCTGCTGGTGCTGACGCTGGTGGCGGGGCTGGTGGACGCGTTCAGCTATCTGGCGCTCGGCCACGTCTTCGTCTCGAACATGACAGGCAACGTCATCTTCCTGGCGTTCTCGCTGGCCGGCGCGAAGGGGTTCTCGGTGGCGGCCTCGCTGCTGGCGCTCGGCGGCTTCGGGCTGGGTGCGGTGCTCGGCGGGCGGCTGGGGGTGCTGGTGGCGCGGCACCGGGCACGGTTGCTGCTGTGGGGTCAGGTGGCGCAGGCCGTCCTCGCGGTGGCGGCGCTGGGCGTGGCCGAGGCGGTGCGGCTGCCCCCGTCGGGCGGTGCGCGGGCGGCCCTGGTGGTGCTGCTGGCGGTGGCGATGGGGCTGCAGAACGCGGTGGTGGCCGGGCTGGCCGTGCCGGACCTGCGCACCACGGTGCTGACGTCCACGCTGACCGGCCTGGCGGCGGACTCGCGGCTGGCCGGGGGACGGGACCCGCGCCTGGCGCGGCGGCTGGCCGGACCGGTGGCCCTCTTCGCCGGGGCCCTGCTGGGGACGGTCCTGATCCGCCACGGCGTGGCGGACGTGCCGCTGCGGGTGGCGGCCGGGCTGATGGCGGCCGTGGCGGCGGTGCTGGTCCCGCTGCGCGGTTCCTCGGCCCCTTGGACGCGGCGCCCCGGGTGA